One genomic segment of Podarcis raffonei isolate rPodRaf1 chromosome 7, rPodRaf1.pri, whole genome shotgun sequence includes these proteins:
- the PEX2 gene encoding peroxisome biogenesis factor 2 isoform X2: MASGDDNGKKVTPVLRISQLDALELNKALEQLVWSQFTRCFQGFKPGLLARFEPELKASLWLFLWRFTVYSKNATVGQAILNIQYKNDLSQMQKYQALSKQQKYWYLICTVGGKWLEERCYGLFSNRPLESFRKTKYFINIVFGLIRFCELLNFLAFLQKGKFATLTERILRIRSVFCQPQSVRQIGFEYTNRELLWHGFAEFLIFLLPLINMQKLKLKVSSWSLPISGGTRNENNSATCCKECSLCGEWPTLPHTIGCSHVFCYYCIKSNYLLDLYFTCPKCGTEVQDLQPLKYKLEMKEVDTH, from the coding sequence ATGGCATCTGGCGATGACAATGGCAAGAAAGTGACTCCTGTGCTCAGAATAAGTCAGCTTGATGCCCTCGAACTGAACAAAGCATTGGAACAGCTGGTTTGGTCCCAGTTTACTCGCTGTTTTCAGGGATTTAAACCTGGACTGTTGGCTCGCTTTGAACCAGAGCTTAAAGCCTCCTTGTGGCTTTTTTTGTGGAGATTCACTGTTTACTCCAAGAATGCAACCGTGGGGCAAGCTATTCTGAACATTCAGTACAAGAACGACTTATCCCAGATGCAGAAATACCAGGCGTTGAGCAAACAACAGAAATATTGGTACCTTATTTGCACCGTCGGTGGGAAATGGCTGGAAGAAAGGTGTTATGGTTTATTTAGCAATCGTCCATTGGAGTCATTCCGGAAAACAAAGTACTTTATTAACATAGTGTTTGGGCTCATCAGGTTTTGTGAATTGCTGAACTTCCTCGCTTTTCTTCAGAAGGGAAAGTTTGCTACACTCACTGAACGTATTTTACGAATCAGGTCAGTGTTCTGCCAGCCACAGAGTGTCCGCCAGATTGGATTTGAATACACAAACAGGGAACTCCTGTGGCATGGGTTTGCtgaatttcttatttttcttttaccACTTATTAACATGCAAAAGCTCAAACTCAAAGTCTCTTCTTGGTCACTACCTATTTCAGGGGGTACCAGAAATGAAAATAATTCAGCAACATGTTGCAAGGAATGTTCTCTGTGTGGAGAATGGCCCACTCTGCCTCACACCATTGGCTGTTCACATGTTTTTTGTTACTATTGTATTAAAAGCAACTACTTACTTGATTTGTATTTTACTTGTCCTAAATGTGGCACAGAGGTGCAAGATCTGCAGCCATTAAAGTATAAGTTAGAAATGAAAGAGGTAGATACACATTAA